DNA sequence from the Colletotrichum higginsianum IMI 349063 chromosome 10, whole genome shotgun sequence genome:
AGACTGGTCACAAAAGCTAATGCGTGGGCTTATCATCTCTTTACAAAGACGCGCGTCCAATGACACTGGTCAACACACTCAGCGCATCGCCTTCACCTGCACTTCAGTGCATGGGCTGCTGGTTCGCATCTGGCCGGCCGCACTATTACCGACATCGGCAAGTGCCAAGATCAGGCGCGAGGAGCAGTGCTAGGTGAAGGATAACCTCTTGCGTAAGGCAGAGCACAGTgccccccccaccccccatGTAGTGATATCGCCCAGCCGCACGCAGCCTGCTCACCTGCTGCGGCAAGCTATATAGACTGGCCAGGGTTAGCTGGGGTAAGCTGATTCAATAATGCGCCTCTCAGGAAGTTGGGGCGGTGCGATTGTTTCACTGAGAACCGCTCTCATTAGTGGACTTACGGAATGCCAACTGCCTCGAGTGCCAGATCCTGGTGCTTGAGTGCATGTCCAAATCTACCATTTCCTGCTTGGTAATTCCTAGTGGTGCGAATGGCCTGACTCTGACGACAACTAGTCTCAAGCACGACCGCCGCTGACAACATCACTCTCTCTGGAAGGTGCCCAGCGCTCCCCTTCAACGTGGGTAAAGGTTTGTCCAATGATGACAATTTCCCCCCAACGTTGTGGCAATGTGGTTACACAACAGTCTCAGAAGTGGCAACGCAATGGCTTAGTGGCTGTATGGGTGGAAGTGTAGATGGATGATTTGACTGGGCGGTCTCGACTAGTGTTGCCTAGACAGAAGCTGAATCAAGATATTTCGTGGCTGGCAGCTGAGAGTACACACAGGGACGCTGACCGCTGCCTGCCAGCCTGATTTCGAAAGGGACTCACGACACTACATATACATGTCTGTAAATGAAGCCAATGCGGGATACTAGCCCCAAATCCATCCTGCCATTCGGTAAACCCATCGTTGTCCATTTTCCGTCACCCTGCTTTGTTTTCCACCTCTGGTTTCGTACCACATCCACTCAGACCAGAAATCATGTCCTCCTTCGACTCTCCCCGGGGCAGTGTTGATTGGCACCAGATGCTGCTGTTACCAAACTCAAGAACACCAGGTTCACGAAGCCCTTCTCCCGAACCGCAAGCGTTTTTGCCAAAGGGTCTGAAGTTTTGGTCCAAGGACAGGCTTCCGGATCTCTGCGAATACTGCTCAAAGATCGACTTCGATCAGTTTGCTTCGACAACAGTTTTACCCAAAGACGGGTCTGTTAAGCCGAAGACTACGACGACGTTCCTATCTctcttcgacatcatcaagaaCTCACGCGACAAAAACAAACGCGATAAGAACCAGCGCGATAAGAACCAGTGCGACAAGAACGAACGCGATACAGATTGCAAGTTTTGTACCTTTCTTTTCGATGCCATCTCACTTCCACGCCACGATCCATTCGAACATCCCGCCATAAAAGACCACATGCCTGACAAGTTCAAAGGGAAAACCTTTGAGACATGGGCGAGTGAGATCAAGTGGCATGACAGGTTATTGAAAGTTCCTCATCCCTTTGGACAGGGTCGCAACAAGATCAAGTTCGTACAAGACGAATCGAATCCAGGAGAGATAATAGAAATCCGCGATACGACCTTGGAAACCGCTCAGGACATTGGTGTCATTGCCAGCGTTCAAGGTACTGGCGTAGCTATCCAAGCCGGGACCCAGGACATGAGTAAGGAGCAACAAGCCGCTATCTTGGCTATGGGCGGGTCGTTCCTCACCTCAATTCTCTCAGGAATGGACCATAAGTTGCCCGTTGTTGCTACCATACATATGCACAACGTCACCGACGCGGATGCGGGCCTTCTCAAGGTTACAGTTAGTGGGTATGGAAGCAAAGTACAGGCGCCATTGTCGACCCTCAGCTCATTCAATCTCCGAGTTGCGTCGAGCTACAGGAAGCCGGACGACGGAAAAGATCTTCGATATGGAAGGATCATGAATGAACTCGTCAACGTTGAGGAAGACTGCCTTTACTGGGTCAGTCACTGTCTTCAACATCACGGAGTGCTCTGTGCAGAGCCAGATTGGTCTTCCAAACTTCCTCTACCTTCAGGCGATCATTTTCGCCTGATTGATGTCGAAAACGGAAGGGTGGTCCGGTTTCCGATGAACGGCCAACAGAAACTATTGCCAGAGTATGTGGCTCTCTCTTACGTATGGGGTGCCACGGGAAAGGCAGCCCTAAATCTCCGCCGAGACAATGTTTCGCAGCTCGAAAGGAGAATTGATGATCTACAACCAATCCATGGACAGCAACAATCTGGTGGCCAGGAGCTGCCTCATGGCCGACAAAAAAAGCTGGCACGGACAATATCCGACGGTATCGAGGTCGCTCGACGGTTGAATATTCAGTACGTCTGGGCAGACTCCATCTGCGTCATCCAGAAGGACCgacccgacgacgaagaaccAGCACAAGATGAGCAGCTCAAGCAAATGCACAGAATCTTCGGTCATGCTGCCGTAGTTATTGTCGCGTCGAGCGGCAAAGACTCAGAGGCTGGTTTGGCGGGTATAACCACGCCGCGCGATCCTGGGCAGATGGCTAGAGAGGTCAGACCGAAGGTCAACGTTTTGCTCCCTGCCGAATACGACGAGTCCTATGGCAAGTGGGACACCCGGGCTTGGACATTGCAAGAAAAGCTGCTGTCGAAGAGAATGCTTGTCTTCGGCACAAATCACGTCAGCTTTCACTGCAGACACGGCATCTTGCGTGAAGATATGCCGGCAACACATGCCGGGAACGGGCCCCCTCCGATTCCCTCACTGTCTATGCCCCCAAAAGACGACGAGCCCCTAGTCGACCAAGCCTGGAACGGGGCTCCAGTCCTGCTACGATCTCCATTCTTCAACGAGTATGCCAAGCTTCTGGAACTATACACCAGTCGGGATTTGTCCAACCCCGGTGATACCCTCAAAGGGATGATGGGGCTTTTGAGAGTGTTGGAAAACATGAGAAACTTGGGTACTCAACGTGGGCTTCTCGGCGATACAAAAGGAGATCACACTCTCTATGGGCTTCCCGAGGAGTTTCTCGACCTTGCGCTGCTTTGGCAGCCTCCAGCAGTCAAGGGGACGTATTTGACCAAAAGAGGGAACAACGACCAGCCGAGCTGGTCCTGGGCAGGTTGGGAGGTCAGCAAAGATCCTACTCATGATGAGGACTCCAGAAAGAACTACAAAGTCCACCCTGGGGTGCGGTTCGAAGAGCCTTTCTGGGTCTCTGGGAATGACGACATGACTCTCAGAAAATTCGTGGCGACAG
Encoded proteins:
- a CDS encoding Heterokaryon incompatibility protein, yielding MSSFDSPRGSVDWHQMLLLPNSRTPGSRSPSPEPQAFLPKGLKFWSKDRLPDLCEYCSKIDFDQFASTTVLPKDGSVKPKTTTTFLSLFDIIKNSRDKNKRDKNQRDKNQCDKNERDTDCKFCTFLFDAISLPRHDPFEHPAIKDHMPDKFKGKTFETWASEIKWHDRLLKVPHPFGQGRNKIKFVQDESNPGEIIEIRDTTLETAQDIGVIASVQGTGVAIQAGTQDMSKEQQAAILAMGGSFLTSILSGMDHKLPVVATIHMHNVTDADAGLLKVTVSGYGSKVQAPLSTLSSFNLRVASSYRKPDDGKDLRYGRIMNELVNVEEDCLYWVSHCLQHHGVLCAEPDWSSKLPLPSGDHFRLIDVENGRVVRFPMNGQQKLLPEYVALSYVWGATGKAALNLRRDNVSQLERRIDDLQPIHGQQQSGGQELPHGRQKKLARTISDGIEVARRLNIQYVWADSICVIQKDRPDDEEPAQDEQLKQMHRIFGHAAVVIVASSGKDSEAGLAGITTPRDPGQMAREVRPKVNVLLPAEYDESYGKWDTRAWTLQEKLLSKRMLVFGTNHVSFHCRHGILREDMPATHAGNGPPPIPSLSMPPKDDEPLVDQAWNGAPVLLRSPFFNEYAKLLELYTSRDLSNPGDTLKGMMGLLRVLENMRNLGTQRGLLGDTKGDHTLYGLPEEFLDLALLWQPPAVKGTYLTKRGNNDQPSWSWAGWEVSKDPTHDEDSRKNYKVHPGVRFEEPFWVSGNDDMTLRKFVATGNKAEERFKPFIMWYKWRKNPEASSPTRSHSGKPTPRPKPTHLTSACQTTAIVPPKTSSNPAKNATPRGQLKPVNGHGLGILCGSFEAEVRYLEKALEFRKIRKTDNPGPPFVRSDIPINDRHLVCETEVARFALRQATKKRMEPLWKVVDGVAEVEKELEIIEAEILDDSRNVVGHIIPTDQRKTISTYLYDCVLLSESQYWGNEKRIDVAGFPLYNVMVVEWDDRQEFATRVGLGKIRKEAWKKGRLGRRCVILK